Proteins from a genomic interval of Anomalospiza imberbis isolate Cuckoo-Finch-1a 21T00152 chromosome 18, ASM3175350v1, whole genome shotgun sequence:
- the KREMEN1 gene encoding kremen protein 1 isoform X1, whose amino-acid sequence MPASLRKFAAFSPRAVSVRAFAASGEEKRAAPALAHRLRHPQGEPSGRRACAGQGQRPAAPGHGADGLLPDLFRGTLECYTANGADYRGTQNQTSQNAGKPCLFWNETFEHPYNTVKYPNGEGGLGEHNYCRNPDGDVSPWCYIAEHEDGIYWKYCEIPSCRMPGNLGCYKDHGEPPPLTGTSETSNKLTIQTCISSCRSQQFKFAGMESGYACFCGNNPDYWRYGEAASTECNSVCFGDHTQPCGGDGRVILFDTLIGACGGNYTSATAVIYSPDFPDTYGTGKVCYWTIQVPGASQIHFSFVLFEIKDATDMVELLDGYTYHVLARFNGKNKPPHTFNISLDFVILYFFSDDINQAQGFAIRYRAVKDNVHQNKIPVNHTLPERINEQANLSINAARSSKILYVITTSPSHPTSSMPEWTIYSLTALLILSVTAIIAKILLHVTMRSHQIPAAAETEDCSDVTTAGEIWSIFYQPSTSISIFKKKLRNQQDDCNPLVGN is encoded by the exons ATGCCCGCGTCCCTCAGAAAGTTTGCCGCGTTCTCTCCCCGTGCCGTGTCCGTCCGTGCCTTCGCGGCTTCAGGAGAGGAGAAGCGGGCTGCACCTGCGCTCGCCCATCGGCTCCGACACCCCCAGGGAGAGCCCAGCGGGCGGAGGGCGTGCGCGGGCCAGGGGCAGCGGCCGGCCGCGCCAGGCCACGGGGCTGACGGGCTCTTGCCCGACCTCTTCCGCGGGACACTGG AATGCTATACAGCAAACGGGGCTGACTATCGTGGCACTCAGAACCAGACCTCCCAAAATGCAGGGAAACCTTGTCTTTTTTGGAATGAGACCTTTGAGCATCCTTATAATACTGTGAAATATCCCAATGGGGAAGGAGGGCTTGGAGAGCATAACTACTGCAG aaacCCTGATGGGGATGTCAGCCCATGGTGCTATATTGCGGAACACGAAGATGGAATATACTGGAAATACTGTGAGATTCCATCCTGCCGAA TGCCAGGAAATCTGGGCTGTTACAAGGACCATGGGGAGCCACCACCTCTGACTGGCACCAGCGAGACCTCCAATAAACTCACAATCCAAACGTGCATCAGCTCCTGCCGCAGCCAGCAGTTCAAG TTTGCAGGCATGGAATCAGGTTATGCTTGCTTCTGTGGAAATAACCCTGACTACTGGAGATACGGGGAGGCAGCCAGTACGGAATGCaacagtgtttgctttggagACCACACTCAGCCCTGCGGTGGGGACGGCAGAGTCATTCTTTTTGACA CCCTTATTGGTGCCTGTGGAGGGAATTACACTTCTGCTACAGCTGTGATCTATTCCCCAGATTTTCCTGACACATATGGTACAGGCAAAGTCTGTTATTGGACCATACAAGTTCCAGGAGCATCTCAAATCCACTTCAGCTTTGTCCTTTTTGAAATCAAAGATGCTACAGATATGGTAGAATTGCTGGATGGCTACACCTACCACGTTCTAGCTCGTTTTAATGGCAAGAACAAGCCTCCTCACACCTTTAACATCTCTTTGGATTTTGTCATTTTGTACTTTTTCTCAGATGACATCAATCAAGCCCAGGGATTTGCTATCAGGTATAGAG ctgtgaaGGACAATGTGCATCAAAACAAGATCCCAGTGAATCACACCCTTCCAGAGAGGATAAATGAACAAGCAAATCTCAGCATCAATGCAGCCCGGTCATCAAAGATACTCTATGTCATCACAACCAGCCCAAGCCATCCAACCAGCTCCATGCCTG AATGGACAATATACAGTCTCACAGCACTGCTCATCCTAAGTGTTACAGCCATAATAGCAAAGATACTTCTGCACGTTACCATGAG GTCCCACCAGatcccagctgcagctgaaacagAGGATTGCAGTGATGTCACTACTGCTGGGGAGATCTGGAGTATATTTTACCAACCATCCACATCAATATCCATCTTCAAGAAAAAGCTTCGAAATCAACAAGACGATTGCAACCCACTGGTGGGAAACTGA
- the KREMEN1 gene encoding kremen protein 1 isoform X2, whose translation MEPPALAAVLAFSGLALSCCREPVLSECYTANGADYRGTQNQTSQNAGKPCLFWNETFEHPYNTVKYPNGEGGLGEHNYCRNPDGDVSPWCYIAEHEDGIYWKYCEIPSCRMPGNLGCYKDHGEPPPLTGTSETSNKLTIQTCISSCRSQQFKFAGMESGYACFCGNNPDYWRYGEAASTECNSVCFGDHTQPCGGDGRVILFDTLIGACGGNYTSATAVIYSPDFPDTYGTGKVCYWTIQVPGASQIHFSFVLFEIKDATDMVELLDGYTYHVLARFNGKNKPPHTFNISLDFVILYFFSDDINQAQGFAIRYRAVKDNVHQNKIPVNHTLPERINEQANLSINAARSSKILYVITTSPSHPTSSMPEWTIYSLTALLILSVTAIIAKILLHVTMRSHQIPAAAETEDCSDVTTAGEIWSIFYQPSTSISIFKKKLRNQQDDCNPLVGN comes from the exons ATGGAGCCTCCCGCCCTCGCCGCCGTCCTGGCCTTCTCCGGGCTGGCGCTGAGCTGCTGCCGCGAGCCCGTTCTGTCCG AATGCTATACAGCAAACGGGGCTGACTATCGTGGCACTCAGAACCAGACCTCCCAAAATGCAGGGAAACCTTGTCTTTTTTGGAATGAGACCTTTGAGCATCCTTATAATACTGTGAAATATCCCAATGGGGAAGGAGGGCTTGGAGAGCATAACTACTGCAG aaacCCTGATGGGGATGTCAGCCCATGGTGCTATATTGCGGAACACGAAGATGGAATATACTGGAAATACTGTGAGATTCCATCCTGCCGAA TGCCAGGAAATCTGGGCTGTTACAAGGACCATGGGGAGCCACCACCTCTGACTGGCACCAGCGAGACCTCCAATAAACTCACAATCCAAACGTGCATCAGCTCCTGCCGCAGCCAGCAGTTCAAG TTTGCAGGCATGGAATCAGGTTATGCTTGCTTCTGTGGAAATAACCCTGACTACTGGAGATACGGGGAGGCAGCCAGTACGGAATGCaacagtgtttgctttggagACCACACTCAGCCCTGCGGTGGGGACGGCAGAGTCATTCTTTTTGACA CCCTTATTGGTGCCTGTGGAGGGAATTACACTTCTGCTACAGCTGTGATCTATTCCCCAGATTTTCCTGACACATATGGTACAGGCAAAGTCTGTTATTGGACCATACAAGTTCCAGGAGCATCTCAAATCCACTTCAGCTTTGTCCTTTTTGAAATCAAAGATGCTACAGATATGGTAGAATTGCTGGATGGCTACACCTACCACGTTCTAGCTCGTTTTAATGGCAAGAACAAGCCTCCTCACACCTTTAACATCTCTTTGGATTTTGTCATTTTGTACTTTTTCTCAGATGACATCAATCAAGCCCAGGGATTTGCTATCAGGTATAGAG ctgtgaaGGACAATGTGCATCAAAACAAGATCCCAGTGAATCACACCCTTCCAGAGAGGATAAATGAACAAGCAAATCTCAGCATCAATGCAGCCCGGTCATCAAAGATACTCTATGTCATCACAACCAGCCCAAGCCATCCAACCAGCTCCATGCCTG AATGGACAATATACAGTCTCACAGCACTGCTCATCCTAAGTGTTACAGCCATAATAGCAAAGATACTTCTGCACGTTACCATGAG GTCCCACCAGatcccagctgcagctgaaacagAGGATTGCAGTGATGTCACTACTGCTGGGGAGATCTGGAGTATATTTTACCAACCATCCACATCAATATCCATCTTCAAGAAAAAGCTTCGAAATCAACAAGACGATTGCAACCCACTGGTGGGAAACTGA